Proteins co-encoded in one Arthrobacter alpinus genomic window:
- a CDS encoding VanW family protein has product MLGWLIPGSKVAGVKLSRPPEFFGTAVLHGVAICSIAVVGGLATLERKLFGDISPFTYAIAVKRQILQRTVRDLIRRTPLATSRDQQDLPVVIYKHNSLIRRKLGNVDLLLQENKAVSLGLAAPHIDGILIKPGETFSFWHLVGHCSEKKGYKMGMTVSSNGPASGIGGGLCQFTNLLHWMVLHSPLEIVEHHHHGGIDLFPDFNRQIPFGTGTSIVYNYLDYRVHNPTASTFQFRVSVTDEYLRGELRSNGAPGVKVHVKEAESYFQEVGGEVYRRNKVHRRVIDKRTGNEIANDLIVESNAKVLYDRELINAPIRPDQSVAAGR; this is encoded by the coding sequence ATGCTTGGCTGGCTCATCCCGGGCAGTAAAGTTGCTGGCGTTAAGCTGTCACGGCCACCGGAATTCTTCGGAACAGCCGTGCTGCATGGGGTGGCAATCTGCTCGATTGCCGTAGTTGGGGGACTTGCCACGTTGGAGCGGAAACTTTTTGGGGATATTTCTCCGTTCACTTATGCCATTGCCGTCAAGCGGCAAATTCTCCAGCGCACGGTGCGGGACCTTATCCGCCGAACACCGCTGGCAACGTCCCGGGATCAGCAAGACCTGCCGGTGGTCATTTACAAGCACAACTCCTTGATCCGGCGGAAGCTGGGCAACGTTGACCTGCTCCTGCAGGAGAACAAAGCTGTCAGCTTGGGCCTCGCCGCGCCGCACATTGACGGCATCCTCATCAAACCCGGTGAGACCTTTTCATTCTGGCATCTGGTGGGTCATTGCTCGGAGAAAAAGGGCTACAAGATGGGCATGACCGTCAGTAGCAACGGTCCTGCCTCCGGCATTGGCGGGGGCCTATGTCAGTTCACCAACCTCTTGCACTGGATGGTGCTGCACAGCCCGCTCGAGATTGTGGAACACCACCATCACGGGGGCATTGACCTGTTCCCGGATTTCAACCGGCAGATTCCCTTCGGCACCGGAACTTCCATTGTTTACAACTACTTGGACTACCGGGTGCATAACCCTACGGCGTCCACGTTCCAGTTCCGTGTCTCGGTGACAGACGAGTATCTGCGGGGCGAGCTGCGGTCCAACGGCGCACCCGGTGTGAAGGTCCACGTGAAGGAAGCGGAGTCCTACTTCCAGGAAGTGGGCGGTGAGGTGTACCGGCGCAACAAGGTGCACCGCCGTGTCATCGACAAGCGCACAGGCAATGAGATCGCTAACGATCTAATAGTGGAAAGCAACGCCAAGGTGCTTTACGACCGCGAGCTCATCAACGCCCCCATTCGTCCGGATCAATCTGTAGCTGCTGGCCGTTAG
- the ftsE gene encoding cell division ATP-binding protein FtsE → MIRFENVSIAYDRKDKPALDDVSFDVERGEFVFLVGSSGSGKSTLLRLILREYRTPHGQIYVAGQNVANVPSWRVPKFRRGIGVVFQDFRLIQTKTVFANVAYAMQVLGKNRAAIKSEVPRVLELVGLEDKGHRTPTELSGGEQQRVAIARAIVNQPGILLADEPTGNLDPITSAGIMDILDRINQNGTTVVMATHDDDIVNTMRKRVIELRDGQVVRDEATALYTSAIPVVSATGPTPSVVLPKTDDAEPMTRRRRAVSAESAGEDTSSEETMPPRLERKPRMPLGEAAGSTTDDQHDGNKK, encoded by the coding sequence ATGATTCGTTTTGAAAATGTAAGCATTGCTTACGATCGCAAGGACAAGCCCGCCCTCGACGACGTCTCCTTCGATGTGGAACGCGGCGAGTTCGTATTCCTCGTGGGATCCTCCGGCTCCGGCAAGTCAACACTGCTGCGGTTGATCTTGCGCGAATACCGAACCCCACACGGGCAGATCTACGTCGCCGGACAAAATGTGGCCAATGTGCCCAGCTGGCGGGTGCCTAAATTCCGCCGCGGCATTGGCGTGGTGTTCCAGGACTTCCGCCTCATTCAGACCAAGACGGTCTTCGCCAACGTTGCTTACGCCATGCAGGTGCTGGGCAAGAACCGTGCGGCCATCAAGTCCGAGGTCCCGCGCGTTCTGGAATTGGTGGGCCTGGAGGACAAGGGTCACCGCACGCCCACCGAGCTCTCCGGTGGTGAACAGCAGCGTGTGGCCATTGCCCGCGCCATTGTGAACCAGCCTGGGATCCTGCTGGCCGATGAGCCCACGGGAAACCTTGACCCCATCACCAGCGCCGGCATCATGGATATCTTGGACCGGATCAACCAAAACGGCACCACGGTGGTCATGGCCACGCATGATGACGACATCGTCAACACCATGCGCAAGCGTGTCATTGAGCTGCGCGATGGCCAAGTGGTTCGTGATGAGGCCACAGCCCTGTATACCTCCGCGATTCCTGTGGTGTCAGCGACAGGGCCGACTCCCTCAGTAGTTCTGCCCAAGACGGACGACGCCGAACCCATGACCCGCCGTCGTCGTGCAGTCAGTGCCGAGTCAGCAGGCGAGGACACCTCCTCGGAGGAAACCATGCCGCCAAGACTTGAACGCAAGCCTCGGATGCCTTTGGGTGAAGCGGCCGGTAGCACGACGGACGACCAGCATGACGGGAACAAAAAGTGA
- the ftsX gene encoding permease-like cell division protein FtsX, giving the protein MRLAFIMSELGSGLRRNLTMVISVILVTFVSLTFVGTAGLLQMQIGQLKGFWYDKVQVTIYLCTDVPANTNCISGPVTDDQKAAIEDLLKSPAVKPYVETWAFESQKEALGHFQEQFANSPMVDSVEAANLPSSYRIKLTDPEKYQIINETFAATPGVDSVVDQRTVLDKLFSWMNIATYVAVGVAALMTVCAALLIATTIRLSAQSRTREIEIMRLVGASRTVIQLPFVLEGVIAATIGALLASGAVWSIVHFFFGGYLAASNSGTPYISTGDAFVIYPILILLGVVLAGVSSAVSLRKNLKV; this is encoded by the coding sequence GTGAGACTTGCCTTCATTATGAGCGAGTTGGGAAGCGGCTTGCGCCGTAACCTGACGATGGTCATTTCAGTAATTCTGGTGACCTTTGTGTCGCTGACGTTTGTGGGTACGGCCGGGCTGCTGCAGATGCAGATCGGTCAGCTCAAGGGATTTTGGTATGACAAGGTTCAGGTCACCATTTACCTGTGCACCGACGTGCCAGCCAACACCAACTGCATTTCCGGGCCCGTCACGGACGATCAGAAGGCGGCCATCGAGGACCTGCTGAAATCGCCGGCCGTGAAGCCGTATGTGGAGACGTGGGCCTTTGAATCCCAGAAGGAGGCTCTGGGTCATTTTCAGGAGCAGTTCGCGAACTCGCCCATGGTTGATTCGGTGGAAGCGGCTAACCTGCCATCCTCGTACCGCATCAAGCTAACTGATCCGGAAAAGTACCAGATCATCAATGAGACCTTCGCAGCAACTCCGGGGGTGGATTCAGTGGTGGATCAGCGCACGGTGCTGGACAAGCTGTTCTCGTGGATGAACATTGCCACCTATGTTGCGGTGGGTGTTGCGGCGCTCATGACTGTTTGCGCGGCATTGCTTATTGCCACCACCATCAGACTGTCTGCGCAATCGCGTACCCGAGAGATTGAGATCATGCGCTTGGTGGGCGCCTCTCGAACAGTGATTCAGCTGCCGTTCGTGCTTGAAGGCGTCATTGCCGCCACCATCGGGGCGTTGTTGGCATCGGGCGCTGTGTGGTCAATTGTGCACTTCTTCTTCGGTGGCTACCTGGCCGCATCTAATTCGGGAACGCCCTATATTTCCACTGGCGACGCCTTCGTGATCTACCCGATTTTGATCCTGCTGGGCGTGGTCCTGGCTGGCGTATCGTCAGCCGTATCCTTGCGCAAAAACCTGAAAGTGTAA